A portion of the Sphingorhabdus pulchriflava genome contains these proteins:
- a CDS encoding lytic transglycosylase domain-containing protein — protein MRYIALGFFAALPLSAAFASELPDEPQAIVSSQTPIEASETSSLGYRINDASGFQLIEHGHWAPPLREEVAEHLANDGGQRGQLKTTPQPKPKKPRTNFRRAAFLPHVYAAETRFGLPVGLLDALIWTESRYDPTAVSHAGAAGLGQLMPGTAKDLGVTNRFDPYANISGAARYLRQMLDRFGVVHLAVAAYNAGPGAVSRVRGIPLNGETPSYVRNVLTFWQN, from the coding sequence ATGAGATATATCGCCCTGGGATTTTTCGCCGCACTGCCACTTTCAGCGGCTTTTGCGAGCGAACTACCGGATGAACCACAGGCTATAGTTTCGAGCCAAACGCCCATCGAAGCCTCCGAAACGTCCTCGCTCGGCTACCGAATCAATGACGCGTCGGGATTTCAATTGATTGAACATGGCCACTGGGCACCACCGCTGCGGGAAGAAGTGGCCGAACATTTGGCCAATGATGGCGGTCAACGCGGTCAGTTGAAGACGACTCCTCAGCCCAAGCCAAAAAAACCTCGGACAAATTTCCGACGAGCGGCATTTCTTCCTCACGTTTATGCCGCCGAAACCCGGTTCGGACTACCGGTCGGGCTTCTCGATGCTCTCATCTGGACGGAATCGCGCTACGATCCAACAGCAGTCAGCCATGCTGGTGCTGCAGGGCTTGGTCAGTTGATGCCCGGAACGGCCAAGGATTTAGGTGTCACCAATCGCTTCGATCCCTATGCCAACATAAGCGGCGCAGCGCGCTACCTGCGCCAGATGCTGGATCGGTTTGGCGTGGTTCATCTCGCGGTAGCAGCATACAATGCTGGACCGGGCGCAGTTTCTCGTGTGAGAGGAATTCCTCTCAATGGTGAAACACCGTCCTATGTCCGGAATGTCCTGACATTCTGGCAAAATTGA
- a CDS encoding SDR family NAD(P)-dependent oxidoreductase yields MTFPLPNVSNDLNGRVALVTGASSGFGVRFAKALAACGAKIGLAARRVDRLEAVAEEIRAAGGEAICIPMDATDADQLFAAVDTLEKAYGTVDILINNAGIPDAQRAHKMEVDLIDRVLGVNLRAPYILSCEVARRLMAAKKPGRIVNISSVAHYSYSGNGAALYAITKTAVARMTEALSLEWAKYGINVNAICPGMFKTEMLDGMLERVGDLSQHVVRKRICDPAQMDSTLLYLVSPASECVTGAVIRVDDGQSARN; encoded by the coding sequence ATGACGTTTCCCTTGCCCAATGTGTCGAATGACTTGAACGGGCGGGTGGCGCTCGTCACCGGTGCTTCTTCGGGTTTCGGTGTCCGTTTTGCAAAGGCGCTCGCAGCGTGCGGCGCCAAGATCGGGCTGGCTGCGCGCCGCGTCGACCGTCTCGAGGCGGTTGCGGAGGAAATCCGCGCCGCTGGCGGCGAAGCAATTTGCATTCCGATGGACGCGACCGATGCCGATCAGCTGTTCGCGGCGGTCGATACGCTCGAAAAGGCCTATGGAACGGTCGATATCCTCATCAACAATGCGGGGATTCCCGATGCCCAGCGCGCACACAAGATGGAGGTCGATCTGATCGATCGAGTGCTCGGGGTCAATCTCCGTGCGCCCTACATCCTATCGTGCGAGGTGGCGCGGCGGTTGATGGCGGCAAAAAAGCCGGGGCGTATCGTCAACATCAGCTCGGTCGCGCATTACAGCTATTCGGGCAACGGCGCGGCGCTTTATGCGATTACCAAGACGGCGGTCGCGCGGATGACCGAGGCCTTGTCGCTCGAATGGGCGAAATATGGCATCAACGTCAACGCGATCTGCCCAGGCATGTTCAAGACCGAAATGCTCGACGGTATGCTCGAACGCGTCGGTGATCTCAGCCAGCATGTGGTGCGCAAGCGCATCTGCGATCCCGCACAGATGGACAGCACCTTGCTCTATCTCGTATCACCCGCATCCGAATGCGTCACCGGTGCAGTGATCCGCGTCGACGACGGGCAGAGTGCGCGTAACTAA
- a CDS encoding strawberry notch family protein → MNQPAFILEFSPNELPAITAARSLADDLAANVPITRKLLSETFTRLTGATDADNRWSLSDTYASVELAQLLYLQATSSITPDSQMPEAFACFDKLESLTPIQHNRSEEQVRFQQFSTPLRLAWIAARAAALSSSNLTLEPSAGTGMLAFWAKQSGSKLALNEIHVLRRDALHALFPDVRISMHDGELIEELLDPAILPDTVLINPPYSVGLERGEDGRTGARHLRSALARLAVGGRAVAIMPEWFDLHAFVERSRMPVAVRLNASMDRAFARAGTSISTRLIVLEKVDDSRATVTCHIGDFSELVSLVDALPIRASRQPLAVPARPLRPALRVAPRTISRPIAPAPSISSNAAEPHALEFVPLNEAAPISEQVGHYLPYRPSRMIITGARNHPTALVESVAMGSIAAPIPHVQPLVMANCVADGLLSDAQLETLVYAANAFERDLPGLYLPHDNGCTLQPHEEGSVYRCGYFLGDGTGAGKGRQVAAIFLDRWLRGERRHIWLSKNEALLEDARRDWSSLGGLPLDVQPLSQWKLGQNVTMGEGILFVTYPTLRSGRADATRLQQILDWTGEDFDGVIAFDEAHAMANAAGGEGSRGKVKGSEQGVAGVRLQNLLPRARVLYVSATGASDVNNLAYAARLGLWGPETAFATRERFVDDIRKGGIAAMELVARDLKSLGLYTARALSFAGVEYEILEHELIEAQIKVYDAYAEAWAIIHSNLGEVLEATRIVDADSGNTLNKGAKAAALSIFEGTKQRFFAQLLLSMKLPSLLPAIDAALAEGNSAVIQLVSTAEAMLDRRLADLTPEEREHLEIDLSPREYVIDYLVQSFPVRLMQVFVDENGEARSEPMSDADGNPVRCRAAVAARDAMIERLCALPPVATAIDAIIERFGVDAVAEVTGRSRRLVVGTDGSQKLQSRSSRSNVLETQAFMDGDKRILVFSDAGGTGRSYHADLHAKNQERRIHFLLEPGWRADAAIQGLGRTNRTNQASAPLFRPVTTDVRGERRFISTIARRLDSLGALTRGQRQTGGQNLFNPADNLESIYAKDALTRWFHLLYQGKLDAVSLDRFQKLSGLRIEAEGGGLLDELPTIQRWLNRILAFPIQLQNGIFDEYLGLVEARVDAARVAGTLDLGVETIPVEDYQILTDQVLRIDAASGATTHLLEIEIARRQRPLGLEDLTKIHDLGHVHTRPMQNQRSGRVALAVRARGLLTDDGERIERFELVRPLRAEYLTSGQLAESNWQPVGREQFENDWRAETAEALASPKRERLHLATGLLLPIWDKLPGDYVRVSRIAAKDGRSLLGREIGMGDIPELAAALGTDLPQAIAPAELASLVMRTGKPLLLLGVEPLTVKRSLVNGSQRLELSGWSAERLDWYKAKGCFTEIIRYQTRLFLPCADAASILTAISKPHV, encoded by the coding sequence ATGAACCAGCCCGCGTTCATTCTCGAATTCTCGCCTAACGAACTTCCAGCAATCACCGCTGCGCGCAGCCTTGCGGACGATCTTGCCGCCAATGTACCAATCACCCGCAAGCTTCTCTCAGAGACCTTCACCCGACTGACGGGTGCAACCGATGCAGACAACCGCTGGTCCCTGTCTGATACCTACGCGTCGGTGGAATTGGCGCAACTCCTCTATCTGCAGGCGACATCCTCGATCACGCCCGATAGCCAAATGCCAGAAGCCTTTGCCTGCTTCGACAAGCTCGAAAGCCTAACCCCCATCCAGCATAACCGGTCCGAAGAACAGGTTCGCTTCCAGCAATTCTCGACACCATTGCGCCTAGCCTGGATTGCGGCGCGTGCAGCTGCATTGTCGAGCAGCAATCTGACGCTCGAACCGTCTGCGGGAACCGGCATGCTCGCCTTCTGGGCCAAGCAGAGCGGCTCCAAACTTGCGCTCAATGAAATCCATGTCTTGCGGCGCGATGCACTCCATGCGCTCTTCCCGGACGTAAGGATTTCGATGCATGACGGTGAGCTCATCGAGGAGCTTCTCGATCCTGCGATCCTGCCGGATACGGTCCTGATCAATCCACCCTATTCAGTCGGGCTCGAACGCGGCGAAGATGGCCGAACGGGCGCTCGCCATTTGCGCTCTGCGCTCGCCCGATTGGCGGTCGGCGGCAGGGCGGTTGCGATCATGCCCGAATGGTTCGACCTCCATGCCTTTGTCGAGCGTTCGCGGATGCCCGTTGCCGTCCGGCTCAATGCATCAATGGATCGCGCTTTCGCACGTGCGGGAACTTCAATTTCAACGCGGCTTATCGTTCTCGAAAAGGTTGACGATAGCCGAGCCACGGTAACCTGCCATATCGGTGATTTCAGTGAGCTTGTGTCGCTTGTCGATGCCCTGCCGATTCGTGCTTCGCGCCAGCCGCTGGCTGTGCCCGCCCGACCCTTAAGGCCCGCTCTGCGAGTTGCGCCGCGAACGATAAGCCGCCCAATCGCGCCGGCTCCTTCGATCTCATCCAACGCTGCTGAACCGCATGCGCTCGAGTTTGTGCCGCTCAATGAAGCGGCTCCCATATCCGAACAGGTCGGTCATTATCTCCCATATCGGCCCAGCCGGATGATCATTACCGGCGCGCGCAATCACCCTACGGCACTTGTGGAATCGGTCGCGATGGGCTCGATTGCCGCACCCATTCCCCATGTCCAGCCGCTGGTCATGGCAAATTGTGTTGCTGACGGGCTGCTGTCCGACGCGCAGCTCGAAACCTTGGTCTATGCAGCAAATGCCTTCGAGCGCGATCTTCCCGGCCTCTATCTGCCCCATGACAATGGATGCACTTTGCAGCCGCATGAAGAAGGCTCAGTCTATCGTTGCGGCTATTTTCTGGGCGACGGTACCGGAGCCGGAAAGGGCAGGCAGGTTGCAGCCATTTTCCTCGACCGCTGGCTGCGCGGCGAACGCCGCCATATCTGGTTGTCAAAGAATGAAGCGCTGCTGGAGGACGCACGGCGCGATTGGAGTTCGCTTGGCGGTTTGCCGCTCGACGTCCAGCCGCTATCGCAATGGAAACTCGGCCAGAATGTCACAATGGGAGAAGGCATTTTGTTCGTGACCTATCCGACGCTCCGGTCGGGCCGCGCTGATGCGACACGGCTGCAGCAAATCCTCGACTGGACGGGCGAAGATTTTGATGGTGTGATTGCCTTTGATGAAGCCCATGCAATGGCCAATGCTGCAGGCGGCGAGGGAAGCCGCGGTAAGGTCAAAGGCAGTGAGCAGGGCGTTGCTGGTGTACGCCTCCAAAATCTTCTGCCCCGCGCGCGTGTCCTTTATGTCTCCGCAACCGGCGCGTCTGATGTGAATAATTTGGCCTATGCAGCGCGGCTTGGCCTGTGGGGACCTGAGACCGCCTTTGCGACGCGTGAGCGCTTTGTCGATGATATTCGGAAAGGTGGCATTGCAGCGATGGAGCTGGTCGCCCGCGATCTCAAATCACTGGGCCTTTACACAGCCCGTGCGCTCTCCTTTGCGGGTGTCGAATATGAGATATTGGAGCATGAACTGATCGAGGCGCAGATAAAGGTCTATGATGCATATGCCGAGGCCTGGGCGATCATTCACAGCAATCTGGGCGAAGTGCTCGAAGCCACCCGCATCGTTGACGCAGATAGCGGCAATACGCTCAACAAGGGTGCCAAGGCAGCAGCGCTTTCGATCTTCGAAGGCACCAAGCAGCGCTTCTTCGCACAGCTTCTCCTCTCAATGAAGCTGCCAAGCCTGTTGCCAGCGATCGATGCGGCGCTGGCCGAAGGAAACTCCGCCGTGATCCAGCTCGTATCGACCGCCGAAGCCATGCTTGACCGCCGGCTTGCCGATTTGACACCTGAGGAGCGTGAGCATCTCGAAATCGATCTCTCGCCGCGCGAATATGTGATCGACTATCTGGTACAGAGCTTTCCCGTCCGGTTGATGCAGGTCTTTGTCGATGAAAATGGCGAAGCCCGTTCCGAGCCAATGAGCGATGCCGACGGCAATCCGGTCCGCTGCCGTGCCGCCGTCGCAGCCCGTGACGCGATGATCGAGCGGCTGTGTGCGCTTCCGCCTGTAGCAACCGCGATTGATGCCATCATCGAACGCTTCGGTGTCGATGCAGTGGCCGAGGTCACGGGACGTTCGCGGCGGTTGGTGGTCGGAACCGACGGTAGTCAAAAGCTGCAGTCGCGTTCGTCCCGCTCCAATGTCCTCGAAACCCAGGCCTTCATGGATGGCGACAAGCGTATCCTCGTCTTCTCCGATGCGGGGGGCACGGGACGCAGCTATCATGCCGATCTGCATGCGAAGAACCAGGAGCGCCGGATCCATTTCCTGCTCGAGCCGGGCTGGCGCGCCGATGCAGCCATTCAGGGACTTGGCCGCACCAACCGGACCAATCAAGCGTCAGCGCCTCTATTCCGGCCCGTCACGACCGATGTTCGGGGCGAAAGGCGCTTCATTTCGACGATAGCGCGCCGTCTCGACAGCCTTGGCGCGCTCACCCGCGGTCAGCGCCAAACGGGCGGGCAGAACCTGTTCAATCCGGCCGACAATCTCGAGAGCATTTACGCGAAAGACGCACTCACTCGCTGGTTCCACTTGCTCTACCAAGGCAAGCTCGACGCCGTCAGCCTGGACCGATTCCAAAAGCTGTCGGGTCTCAGAATCGAGGCCGAAGGTGGCGGATTGCTAGACGAGCTGCCGACCATTCAGCGCTGGCTCAATCGCATCCTCGCCTTTCCGATCCAGTTGCAGAACGGCATTTTCGATGAATATCTGGGCCTAGTTGAAGCGCGTGTCGATGCGGCGCGTGTCGCAGGGACGCTTGATCTTGGCGTCGAAACAATCCCTGTCGAGGATTATCAAATACTCACAGATCAAGTCCTGCGCATCGACGCTGCATCGGGTGCCACGACGCATTTGCTCGAGATCGAGATTGCCCGCCGCCAGCGACCGCTCGGCCTTGAAGACCTTACCAAAATCCACGATCTAGGCCATGTTCATACCCGTCCGATGCAAAACCAGCGTTCGGGGCGCGTCGCGCTGGCCGTGCGCGCACGCGGGCTTCTCACCGATGACGGCGAGCGTATCGAACGATTTGAACTCGTCCGGCCCTTGCGCGCCGAATATCTGACATCCGGACAGCTTGCCGAGAGCAATTGGCAACCGGTCGGGCGCGAGCAGTTTGAGAATGATTGGCGGGCCGAAACCGCCGAAGCGCTGGCGTCGCCAAAACGCGAGCGGCTGCATCTTGCGACCGGCCTATTGCTGCCGATCTGGGACAAGCTTCCGGGCGACTATGTCAGAGTGAGCCGGATCGCGGCGAAGGATGGCCGTTCACTGCTGGGGCGCGAGATCGGCATGGGCGACATTCCAGAGTTGGCGGCGGCCTTGGGCACAGACCTGCCTCAAGCAATCGCGCCAGCCGAGCTTGCTTCGCTAGTCATGCGGACTGGAAAGCCTTTGCTGCTCCTGGGTGTCGAGCCGCTGACCGTCAAGCGCTCGCTCGTCAATGGAAGTCAGCGTCTGGAACTGTCAGGCTGGTCGGCGGAGAGGCTGGATTGGTACAAAGCGAAAGGCTGCTTCACCGAGATCATTCGTTATCAGACGCGGCTCTTTCTGCCATGCGCAGATGCGGCGTCGATCTTGACTGCTATTTCAAAGCCCCATGTTTGA
- a CDS encoding NAD(P)H-dependent flavin oxidoreductase: MAIKTRITEMFGVETPIVMGGMTGVGYGELVAAVANAGALGFITAHMFESGQALFDEIEKTRKLTDKPFGVNLTLLPSINPIPYDDYREAIIASGLKIVETAGRAPTDHLPRFKENGVKVIHKCTSVRHSVSAVKKGVDVISIDGFECAGHPGEDDVGLVVLLPATVDALPDTPIIASGGMADGRSLVAALALGADGVNMGTRFCATVEAKIHQNVKDKIVELDELGTVLVGRSLRNTARVARNAISEQVAEIQKDPTKTFADVKELMAGVRGRENVLAAGDTDGGIWTSGQSQALIHDIPTCADLVKNIMAQAEAVRKRIAA; encoded by the coding sequence ATGGCAATCAAGACCCGCATCACCGAAATGTTCGGTGTGGAAACCCCCATTGTCATGGGCGGCATGACCGGCGTGGGCTATGGCGAACTGGTGGCGGCTGTCGCCAACGCAGGCGCGCTCGGCTTCATCACCGCGCATATGTTTGAAAGCGGGCAGGCGCTGTTTGACGAGATTGAAAAGACCCGCAAGCTGACGGACAAGCCTTTTGGCGTGAACCTGACTTTGCTGCCCTCGATCAACCCGATTCCCTATGATGATTATCGCGAGGCAATCATCGCGTCGGGCTTGAAGATCGTCGAGACCGCAGGCCGCGCACCGACCGACCACCTGCCGCGTTTTAAGGAAAATGGCGTCAAGGTGATCCACAAATGCACCAGCGTGCGTCACTCGGTGTCTGCGGTTAAAAAAGGTGTCGACGTGATCTCGATCGACGGCTTTGAATGCGCCGGTCACCCCGGTGAGGATGATGTGGGCCTTGTCGTGTTGCTCCCTGCGACGGTAGATGCGCTGCCTGATACCCCGATCATTGCTTCGGGCGGCATGGCCGATGGCCGCAGCCTGGTTGCCGCCCTCGCGCTTGGTGCCGATGGCGTCAACATGGGCACCCGTTTCTGCGCGACCGTCGAGGCCAAGATTCACCAAAATGTGAAAGACAAGATTGTCGAGCTCGACGAACTCGGCACGGTGCTGGTCGGACGCAGCCTGCGCAACACCGCCCGCGTCGCACGCAACGCCATTTCGGAGCAAGTTGCTGAGATCCAGAAAGACCCGACCAAGACCTTCGCTGATGTGAAGGAATTGATGGCGGGCGTGCGCGGCCGTGAAAATGTGCTGGCCGCGGGCGACACCGACGGCGGCATCTGGACAAGCGGGCAGAGCCAAGCGCTGATCCACGACATCCCGACCTGTGCCGACCTCGTGAAAAATATCATGGCGCAGGCGGAGGCCGTACGGAAACGGATTGCTGCCTGA
- a CDS encoding tyrosine-type recombinase/integrase — MRYAFTQMSIDKMQIPNAMVEHRDTRLKGLVLRITPTGTKSWYCEYARGKRIMLGRADALGVADARESARAILADVYRGIDPMEARKPKQVVPTYRAFLQGDYLAWAKSSQRSWKQNVNRLQTAFKSLLDKKLDKITGLDIERWRGQQVERGLSNQTINRDIASIKASFNRAVDWGILPHNPLSKVKKARVDDCLKVRFLSEGEEGRLRRAIEEREESRRVERESANRWRTERGYVVLPDLRDVVFTDHVKPLILLSLNTGCRRGELFDLTWSNVNLDRRILTVTGATAKSRRTRHIPLNREATSTLLNWRAQCDDLSGLVFMNEQGQRFDRVNSSWRRLLKAAQIEDFRWHDMRHHFASRLAMGGVDLNTIRELLGHSDYAMTLRYAHLAPEFKLKAVEVLDEVREAANFGAQVLPFRR; from the coding sequence ATGCGCTATGCATTTACACAAATGTCGATCGACAAAATGCAAATTCCTAACGCGATGGTGGAGCATCGTGACACGCGGCTCAAAGGACTTGTTCTTCGCATTACACCGACTGGAACAAAGTCTTGGTACTGTGAATATGCGCGGGGAAAGCGCATCATGCTTGGTCGAGCGGATGCTTTGGGCGTAGCAGATGCGCGTGAAAGTGCGCGGGCGATACTTGCGGATGTCTACCGGGGTATAGATCCCATGGAGGCTCGGAAGCCCAAACAAGTAGTTCCGACCTACCGCGCGTTCCTTCAGGGCGACTACTTGGCCTGGGCCAAATCCAGCCAGCGCTCCTGGAAGCAGAACGTAAATCGGTTGCAGACTGCGTTCAAATCGCTGCTCGACAAGAAACTCGACAAGATAACCGGTCTCGATATTGAGCGCTGGAGAGGGCAACAGGTCGAAAGAGGATTAAGCAATCAAACGATCAATCGCGACATTGCGTCAATCAAAGCGAGCTTTAATCGGGCGGTTGACTGGGGCATTTTGCCGCACAATCCCCTTTCAAAGGTCAAAAAGGCGCGGGTTGATGATTGTCTGAAAGTGCGCTTCCTCAGCGAAGGCGAAGAAGGACGGTTGCGAAGAGCAATCGAAGAACGTGAAGAGAGCCGAAGGGTCGAACGGGAATCCGCCAATCGATGGAGAACCGAGCGTGGATATGTTGTCCTACCAGATTTAAGGGATGTCGTGTTTACTGATCATGTAAAACCGCTCATTCTATTATCGCTCAACACGGGATGCCGTCGCGGCGAGTTGTTTGATCTTACATGGTCGAATGTGAATCTAGATCGGCGAATTTTGACTGTCACGGGCGCCACCGCCAAATCCAGAAGAACACGGCATATTCCGCTGAATCGCGAAGCAACATCCACATTGCTAAACTGGCGGGCTCAATGCGATGATTTGTCGGGCCTGGTATTTATGAATGAGCAAGGCCAGCGTTTTGATCGCGTCAATTCCTCCTGGAGACGACTGCTCAAAGCCGCTCAAATCGAAGATTTCCGCTGGCATGACATGCGGCACCATTTCGCATCGAGATTGGCGATGGGTGGCGTTGATCTAAACACCATTCGCGAACTGCTAGGCCATAGCGACTATGCAATGACCTTGCGATACGCACATCTTGCTCCTGAATTTAAATTGAAGGCCGTTGAAGTCTTGGATGAAGTACGAGAAGCAGCCAATTTCGGCGCACAAGTTTTGCCGTTTCGGCGTTAG
- a CDS encoding NYN domain-containing protein, with amino-acid sequence MAEQRSPRLAVLIDADNASARIAPGLFEEIANIGEASVRRIYGDFSGTRLKQWSEILSTHAIMPHQNFAYTSGKNASDIALVIDAMDLLHSGRFDGFCLVSSDSDFTRLAARIREQGVDVYGFGEQKTPESFRQACRRFFYTENLLPDAPKPDGGEQQAAPKALKPPSAAVPLIRKAIGQLANDDGWVALGPVGSHLSKLASDFDPRTYGHAKLSDLVKKSGAFELKRPETGGMYIRVKPNKAAAAKA; translated from the coding sequence ATGGCTGAACAACGTTCTCCCCGCCTCGCCGTTTTGATCGATGCCGACAATGCCTCAGCGCGAATAGCGCCTGGATTATTCGAAGAAATCGCGAACATCGGCGAAGCGAGCGTTCGTCGAATCTATGGCGACTTTTCTGGGACCAGACTGAAGCAATGGTCGGAAATTCTTTCAACTCATGCAATAATGCCGCACCAGAATTTCGCGTACACATCAGGCAAAAACGCGTCCGACATAGCCCTAGTCATTGATGCGATGGACTTGTTGCACAGCGGACGTTTCGACGGCTTCTGTCTGGTTTCGTCGGACAGCGACTTCACACGACTCGCTGCCCGCATTCGCGAACAAGGCGTCGATGTTTATGGCTTTGGCGAACAGAAGACGCCTGAAAGCTTTCGACAAGCCTGCAGGCGCTTTTTCTACACAGAAAACTTGCTGCCCGATGCTCCAAAGCCCGATGGCGGAGAACAACAAGCTGCACCAAAGGCACTCAAGCCACCAAGCGCAGCCGTTCCATTGATCCGTAAAGCCATTGGCCAATTGGCAAATGACGATGGGTGGGTCGCCCTTGGCCCCGTCGGCAGCCATCTTTCAAAACTGGCATCTGATTTTGACCCGCGTACCTATGGCCACGCAAAATTAAGTGATCTTGTCAAAAAGTCCGGGGCGTTTGAGCTCAAACGCCCCGAAACTGGTGGGATGTACATCCGTGTGAAGCCAAACAAAGCGGCGGCGGCGAAAGCCTAA
- a CDS encoding DUF5818 domain-containing protein, whose translation MSGQVRQSRRGKIVKTDDNTIWVIEVPDDIEFPGSGSVIVEGTKIGFDRLRIDWFGLAV comes from the coding sequence GTGTCAGGCCAAGTCAGGCAAAGCCGACGTGGGAAAATCGTAAAAACCGATGACAACACGATCTGGGTCATTGAGGTGCCTGACGACATCGAATTTCCTGGATCGGGAAGCGTAATCGTCGAGGGCACCAAGATCGGATTTGATCGACTCCGGATCGATTGGTTCGGGCTGGCTGTCTAA
- a CDS encoding DUF7146 domain-containing protein, with translation MTKTAKHVPIALERRARQIVDALGGRWTGRQGMCCCPAHDDKTPSLSVGLTSNAILFHCFAGCTSDEVLEGLKRHGIQPRDLFDGKGGPITMAAKPFGPDANACRLWREAVPLAGTIAERYLVNRSIPLRSSELRYLDRTPLGRKPDVRFLPALIAAVRMDIGIVAIHRTFLDPVTASKADFFKPKRALGQFGAGAIRLADPIDGRLGLAEGTESAFSAQVLFGIPCWATLGNERFGIVSIPESVTELHLFVDNDKGGDLALKRGMEAYERAGRTIIPHKPDRPDDDWNDALREQLGTTAAA, from the coding sequence ATGACGAAGACCGCAAAGCATGTGCCCATTGCCCTCGAAAGACGCGCACGACAGATTGTTGACGCGCTTGGCGGCCGTTGGACGGGCCGGCAGGGCATGTGCTGCTGTCCGGCCCACGACGATAAGACCCCGTCGCTTTCCGTCGGGCTGACAAGCAATGCGATCCTGTTCCATTGCTTTGCGGGCTGCACCAGCGATGAGGTACTAGAAGGCCTCAAGCGTCATGGCATCCAGCCGCGCGATCTGTTCGATGGGAAGGGCGGACCGATCACTATGGCCGCGAAGCCATTCGGACCAGATGCCAACGCTTGCAGGCTTTGGCGCGAAGCTGTTCCGCTCGCGGGGACGATTGCCGAGCGCTATCTCGTCAATCGATCAATACCACTTCGTTCATCTGAATTGCGGTATCTCGACCGAACGCCGTTGGGACGAAAACCCGACGTTCGCTTTCTGCCGGCACTCATTGCCGCGGTACGAATGGATATCGGCATCGTCGCTATCCATCGGACATTCCTCGACCCTGTCACCGCTAGCAAAGCTGATTTCTTCAAACCCAAGCGTGCGCTGGGGCAATTTGGGGCAGGCGCCATCCGTCTGGCAGATCCGATTGATGGAAGGCTGGGACTGGCTGAAGGAACCGAAAGCGCCTTTTCGGCGCAGGTGCTGTTTGGCATTCCTTGCTGGGCCACTCTCGGAAATGAGCGGTTCGGCATCGTCTCCATTCCCGAAAGTGTCACCGAGCTGCATCTGTTTGTCGATAACGACAAAGGGGGCGATCTGGCGCTGAAGCGCGGAATGGAGGCTTACGAGCGCGCCGGACGAACGATCATCCCGCACAAGCCTGACCGTCCGGACGATGATTGGAACGATGCGCTGCGAGAACAGCTTGGCACGACTGCGGCTGCCTGA